A stretch of the Tannerella serpentiformis genome encodes the following:
- a CDS encoding type II toxin-antitoxin system HicB family antitoxin has translation MGTISIIIERADDGTYGAYAENVPGIYGMGRTAAEVKQSIRDAITTVKESLDTPPPAALLGDYELAFHYATAEIYT, from the coding sequence ATGGGAACAATAAGTATCATCATTGAGCGTGCCGACGACGGCACATATGGAGCGTATGCTGAAAACGTGCCCGGCATTTATGGCATGGGGCGCACGGCGGCGGAAGTGAAGCAGAGCATCCGCGACGCCATCACCACGGTAAAAGAATCACTCGACACTCCGCCGCCCGCAGCCTTGTTAGGTGACTACGAGTTGGCTTTCCATTACGCCACGGCCGAGATCTACACCTAA
- the lipA gene encoding lipoyl synthase → MATAHVRKPDWLKIRLSGNDDFRRTKEIVESHGLHTICTSGKCPNQGECWSRGTATFMIGGDICTRSCRFCNTLTGRPHPLDPTEPDHVAMSIRLMGLRHAVITSVDRDDLPDLGARHWAVTIRRIKELNPHTTVEVLIPDFQGHTELVDEVIAAEPEVISHNLETVRRLTPSVRSAAKYDVSMRVLQHIASRNVRAKTGIMVGLGETVAEVEELMDDAHAVGVDALTIGQYLRPSRKNLPVTEYVTPEQFEAYRLTALAKGIRSVESAPLVRSSYHAERVLGVDIC, encoded by the coding sequence ATGGCTACCGCGCACGTTCGCAAGCCCGACTGGCTGAAGATCCGCCTGAGTGGCAACGACGACTTCCGTCGGACGAAGGAGATCGTCGAGTCGCACGGCTTGCACACGATCTGCACCAGCGGCAAGTGTCCCAACCAAGGCGAATGCTGGAGCCGCGGCACAGCCACGTTCATGATCGGTGGCGACATCTGCACCCGCTCCTGCCGCTTCTGCAACACCCTGACGGGCCGTCCCCATCCGCTCGACCCCACGGAGCCAGATCACGTAGCGATGAGCATCCGCCTGATGGGCCTTCGGCACGCCGTCATCACCTCCGTCGACCGTGACGACCTGCCCGACCTTGGCGCCCGCCACTGGGCCGTCACCATCCGCCGCATCAAGGAGCTGAATCCGCATACGACGGTAGAGGTGCTCATCCCCGACTTCCAAGGTCACACGGAGCTTGTCGACGAGGTGATCGCGGCCGAGCCAGAGGTGATCTCGCACAACCTCGAGACCGTCCGCCGCCTGACGCCCAGCGTGCGCAGCGCCGCGAAGTACGACGTCAGCATGCGCGTGCTCCAGCACATCGCCTCGCGTAACGTCCGCGCCAAGACGGGCATCATGGTCGGCCTCGGCGAGACCGTCGCGGAGGTGGAGGAGCTGATGGACGATGCGCATGCCGTCGGTGTCGACGCGCTCACCATCGGGCAATACCTCCGGCCCTCGCGCAAGAATCTGCCCGTCACGGAGTACGTCACGCCCGAGCAGTTCGAGGCCTACCGCCTGACGGCGCTCGCTAAGGGCATCCGTTCGGTCGAGAGTGCGCCGCTCGTTCGTTCGTCGTACCACGCCGAGCGTGTCTTGGGCGTAGATATCTGCTGA
- a CDS encoding metallophosphoesterase family protein, which produces MKKIGLISDTHGWWDEKYAEYFAECDEIWHAGDIGSADVAMRLTAVHPLRAVYGNIDGYPVRQMYPRTLRFDVEQVSVMMTHIGGYPGRYDPAIRAELYAARPRVFVCGHSHILRVMYDKHLECLCLNPGAAGISGFHTVRTLLRFVIDGAEVRDMEVIELGDRSGSVKR; this is translated from the coding sequence ATGAAAAAGATCGGATTGATATCAGACACCCACGGCTGGTGGGACGAGAAGTATGCGGAGTATTTCGCCGAGTGTGATGAGATATGGCATGCGGGCGACATCGGGTCGGCCGACGTGGCGATGCGGCTCACGGCCGTCCACCCACTCCGGGCCGTGTACGGCAACATCGACGGCTACCCCGTGCGGCAGATGTATCCGCGGACATTGCGCTTCGACGTGGAGCAGGTCTCGGTGATGATGACCCACATCGGCGGTTACCCCGGTCGTTATGACCCAGCGATCCGCGCCGAGCTTTACGCCGCGCGGCCCCGCGTCTTCGTCTGCGGCCACTCGCATATCCTGCGCGTGATGTACGACAAGCACCTCGAGTGCCTCTGCCTCAATCCCGGTGCGGCGGGTATCAGCGGCTTCCACACCGTGCGCACCCTGCTGCGCTTCGTCATCGACGGTGCCGAGGTGCGCGACATGGAAGTGATTGAGTTGGGCGACCGAAGCGGGAGTGTGAAGCGCTAA